One genomic segment of Polynucleobacter sp. MWH-UH2A includes these proteins:
- a CDS encoding NAD(P)-dependent oxidoreductase, whose protein sequence is MDKVCVIGGAGFLGSHVCDELTDAGYQVNIFDTKFSKWKRPEQVMIEGDILDQDALNGATKNCIAVYNFAAIADLDEALTKPFLTAQVNILGNVMALEACRKNGVSRFLYASTVYVHSRNGGFYRCSKRAAEEYVEEYQRSYGLDYTVLRYGSLYGPRSDEHNGLWRIVKSALETGKVSYEGSREAMREYIHVQDAARASVKALGKEFLNQHVVLTGQEPMRVLDLLKMISEILGINQDIEFKEREFAGHYIRTPYSYQNKIGRKYISPMHVDLGQGLLQLIYEIDQYKSKIS, encoded by the coding sequence ATGGATAAGGTTTGCGTCATTGGTGGAGCTGGTTTTTTAGGCTCTCATGTATGTGATGAATTAACTGATGCTGGGTATCAGGTAAATATTTTTGATACCAAATTTTCTAAATGGAAGCGACCTGAGCAGGTAATGATTGAGGGGGATATCCTTGATCAAGACGCTTTAAATGGCGCTACAAAAAATTGTATTGCTGTATACAATTTTGCAGCTATAGCTGATTTAGATGAGGCGTTAACGAAGCCTTTTCTCACTGCTCAAGTGAACATCCTTGGTAATGTCATGGCCCTAGAGGCTTGCAGGAAGAATGGAGTTTCAAGATTTCTATATGCCAGTACGGTTTATGTTCATAGTCGAAACGGCGGTTTTTATCGTTGCAGCAAGAGGGCTGCAGAGGAATATGTTGAAGAGTATCAGCGCTCTTATGGGCTTGACTATACGGTGTTGCGCTACGGATCACTTTATGGGCCGAGATCAGATGAGCACAATGGCCTGTGGCGCATCGTAAAGTCTGCACTAGAAACGGGTAAGGTTAGCTACGAAGGAAGTCGAGAGGCCATGCGGGAATATATCCATGTTCAAGATGCTGCCCGTGCGAGTGTAAAAGCACTGGGTAAAGAATTTCTAAATCAACACGTGGTATTAACTGGCCAAGAGCCAATGAGAGTGCTAGATCTCTTAAAAATGATTTCTGAAATTTTGGGAATTAATCAAGATATTGAGTTTAAAGAGCGGGAATTTGCAGGACACTATATTAGGACCCCTTATTCATATCAAAATAAAATAGGCAGAAAATATATATCTCCAATGCATGTAGATCTAGGACAAGGTTTGCTACAGCTAATATATGAAATAGATCAATATAAGAGCAAAATTTCTTAA
- a CDS encoding HAD family hydrolase has translation MDFHNIIKNYSNVFWDFDGVIKESVDIKKKAFITLFSRYGPKVTQKIVEHHYDNGGISRYEKFPLYLSWVNEIVNDEKINYLDKQFRSIVVSNVVNSDWVPGADLFLKKNEYRQKFYLVSATPQNEIEEIIDHLGMRYSFKKIFGSPVSKISAISTILKEDSLKFHDCIMVGDSISDYEAAQKNGISFILRRHNNNQKYASKYIGNVIDNFIKNN, from the coding sequence ATGGATTTTCACAATATTATTAAAAATTATTCGAATGTATTTTGGGATTTTGATGGGGTTATCAAAGAATCTGTTGATATTAAAAAAAAGGCTTTTATCACATTATTTTCTCGGTATGGTCCTAAGGTAACCCAAAAGATAGTTGAGCATCATTATGATAATGGAGGCATTTCGCGATACGAGAAATTTCCACTTTATTTAAGTTGGGTCAACGAAATAGTTAATGATGAAAAAATTAATTATTTGGATAAACAATTTCGATCAATTGTCGTTTCTAATGTCGTAAATTCTGACTGGGTTCCTGGCGCCGATTTATTTTTGAAAAAGAATGAATATCGGCAAAAATTTTATCTTGTTTCAGCTACACCCCAAAATGAGATTGAAGAAATTATTGATCATTTAGGCATGAGATATAGTTTTAAAAAAATTTTTGGCTCCCCGGTAAGTAAAATATCTGCAATTTCAACTATTCTTAAAGAAGATTCTTTAAAATTTCATGATTGCATAATGGTAGGCGACTCTATTTCTGATTATGAAGCAGCTCAAAAAAATGGGATTTCTTTTATTTTGAGGCGCCACAATAATAATCAAAAATACGCCAGCAAATATATCGGAAATGTAATAGATAATTTTATTAAAAATAATTGA